A region from the Microcella frigidaquae genome encodes:
- the yidD gene encoding membrane protein insertion efficiency factor YidD yields the protein MNDTVVGILRTIGLIPRNIVILLLRVYRAVISPLYGQVCRYYPSCSAYGLGAVQEHGVVRGGWLTVRRLARCHPWADGGIDDWPVNETSPYRRARWGLMVIDRKA from the coding sequence ATGAACGACACGGTCGTCGGCATCCTGCGCACCATCGGACTGATCCCCCGCAACATCGTCATCCTCCTGCTTCGCGTGTACCGAGCAGTGATCTCTCCGCTGTACGGTCAGGTGTGCCGCTACTACCCCAGCTGCTCGGCGTATGGGCTGGGCGCGGTGCAGGAGCACGGCGTGGTGCGCGGCGGCTGGCTCACGGTCCGGCGGCTCGCGCGCTGCCACCCGTGGGCAGATGGCGGGATCGACGACTGGCCCGTCAACGAGACGTCCCCCTACCGCCGTGCGCGGTGGGGCCTCATGGTGATCGATAGAAAGGCGTAG